One Chaetodon trifascialis isolate fChaTrf1 chromosome 21, fChaTrf1.hap1, whole genome shotgun sequence genomic window carries:
- the LOC139349816 gene encoding kelch domain-containing protein 1-like, with amino-acid sequence MDAAEGSAPVSRLERSSHTAFIDNNTLYVWGGYQVVAAEDVMLPSDEIWLCDLDSGTWERREITGDKPPDLSDVCGSHVNGTLYIFAGCDSLGYTNKMFSVDLTEQRYSWKTVTDTKGTTPSPRNKHSCWVHRDRLIYFGGYGCKTVGEVRNTSSTSFIVEEMSWATIGNALLRCWGWNNEVNVFDTHTATWSMPKTQGLVPSPRGCHASALLGNKGYISGGVETAELDLFCLDLETWTWTQIDLSQSCTPLGRSMFTMTPISDDTLFIYGGLGTDGNTLNDAWQFNTQRREWTKMAHPHKDKPRVCHTACLGRDNDVVVFGGSSNMRILMDSLTVLRAPSQHHCRDVFIFQSQPYSLFRLCEDAIGRKPELFGMQLNWLPSKLRTKIDKRVAFFSAATPVLTA; translated from the exons ATGGATGCTGCTGAGGGAAGCGCCCCGGTGAGCCGGCTGGAGAGGAGCAGCCACACGGCGTTCATAGACAACAACACGCTGTACGTGTGGGGAGGTTACCAG gTGGTTGCTGCAGAGGACGTCATGTTGCCCAGCGATGAGATATGGCTCTGTGATTTGGACAGCGGGACGTG ggAGCGGAGGGAAATCACTGGAGACAAACCGCCAGACTTATCAGACGTCTGCGGCTCTCACGTTAACGGCACACTCTACATCTTCGCAGGATGCGACAGCCTCGGGTACACGAACAAG ATGTTCAGCGTTGATCTCACGGAGCAGCGCTACTCGTGGAAGACGGTGACCGACACCAAGGGGACGACGCCGTCACCGCGGAACAAACACTCCTGCTGGGTGCACAGAGACAG ATTAATCTACTTTGGTGGATACGGATGTAAGACTGTCGGGGAGGTTCGAAACACGTCGTCGACAAGCTTCATCGTAGAAGAGATGTCCTgg GCAACCATTGGGAATGCTTTATTACGGTGCTGGGGCTGGAACAATGAAGTCAATGTCTTCGACACGCATACTGCAACGTGGAGCATGCCGAAGACTCAG GGTCTTGTTCCGTCCCCCAGAGGCTGCCATGCCAGTGCCCTTCTGGGGAACAAAGGTTACATTTCTGGTGGCGTG GAAACCGCAGAGTTGGACCTGTTCTGCCTGGACCTGgagacctggacctggactcaAAT TGACCTCTCCCAGTCCTGCACACCTCTGGGCCGCTCCATGTTCACCATGACGCCCATATCGGATGACACGCTCTTCATATACGGAGGCCTCGGCACAGATGGAAACACTCTGA ATGATGCCTGGCAGTTTAACACTCAGAGGAGAGAGTGGACCAAGATGGCACATCCACACAAGGACAAGCCCAG GGTGTGTCACACAGCCTGTCTGGGAAGAGACAATGATGTCGTTGTGTTCGGAGGAAGCAGCAACATGCGAATCCTCATGGACTCG TTAACGGTCCTGAGGGCTCCATCGCAGCATCACTGCAGAGACGTGTTCATCTTTCAGAGCCAGCCATACTCCCTCTTCAG gTTGTGTGAGGACGCCATAGGAAGAAAGCCGGAGCTGTTTGGGATGCAGCTGAACTGGCTGCCATCAAAGCTTCGTACTAAAATCGACAAACGAGTGGCCTTTTTCTCTGCTGCGACGCCTGTGCTTACCGCTTGA
- the plekhm1 gene encoding pleckstrin homology domain-containing family M member 1, producing MLATQMPDTPPEAKDAKQIKEKLAQSLKALQKKYVTSDAVVTSDDGDANLLCCALEAIFIHGIKSKYVRSEAGGRGRKGDRGPLPQPFFWSLLKTVTHRDVITELEKISFVGTDVGRCRAWLRLALNHGLLECYLASLFREDSKLRAHYQPSALLLDTEEREVLLSYLQGLASLTFSLSYKSAVLNEWTTTPLALAGLCPLFQADALDLPLNGSDLHTSKPVQNESWDTVSQSSSSSDAPDVQRGCPVVLGRGSNVLQGGRTALNSSNLSLDTTGSSQLSSSLSSDSLLQGQDPRSPTGEQWSSCDLDTPISVSVSTKRLQKESLAEFRESGHCSQDSMREDSFVSSTGPDQFSETAIYSGSDNDTQGPPTPSQDRPLDSALSDSEPPPPTPLELPSSDEDRVICSPSEESISASSGSRLDAEMLSTVSEPVEPVKLVEPVEPVEPVEPVEEVHAAGVQESTEPVQEETGALEKSASEPSVHQGPRRSASVLSRELSSDSLSNSRSWISEDDIYKPHLDEVSDQDEAPPSAPAAEPEASQSPPSVVHRRQIGLSNPFRGLLKLGHLERRSAMGLWRDYYCELSPFEFRLYINAEERTCCDNCSLLRCEDARITSPEGRFELALPGKRLYLRAANRDEAEDWVDRIVEAVNKCRPVSRFDDQWEVLQPASENGVDVSSPSSSPPSPERGLLSSESGTCGGQSAPPPLQEFDWTRTADLETDAIKEAVLYFSTDPEARTWVPLVFSLSLEALKGFRVQDGRKLLRQTHPIEEVRDVVPDVSLGGPAFFKLLTVRETLRLRAENAEEARSWRVLIRGALDSYLESGEDGGSGEPAVVRPGGAGNLHRLVQHRLKADGTLLVHLCAVPSEKGLDAQSFKCAGCPQQIGPSLGRARLCEFSGQYYCDSCHHGDTTVIPSRMVHNWDLTQREVSKKALQLLAQVEQEPLLNLEQLNPDLVMHSDAMAQAHSLRQRLRLLGDYLLTCRSGACKKLQARMEQRTYLLESSHLYSVMDLRQIAEGEYITYLTMLLKYASNHVFHCDLCTQRGFICQICHADDIIFPFQFDSTTRCKDCKTVFHLTCKSPGDSCPRCQRMRKYLERDLQD from the exons ATGCTAGCCACACAGATGCCAGACACACCACCCGAAGCCAAAGATGCCAAACAG ATTAAGGAGAAGTTGGCGCAGTCACTCAAAGCCCTGCAGAAGAAATATGTAACGTCAGACGCAGTGGTCACCAGTGATGACGGTGATGCTAACCTCCTCTGCTGTGCCCTGGAGGCCATTTTCATCCACGGTATCAAGAGCAAGTATGTACGCTCTGAAGCTGGGGGCCGGGGTAGGAAGGGAGACCGAGGACCCCTCCCTCAGCCGTTCTTCTGGAGCCTCCTCAAGACCGTCACCCACCG CGATGTGATCACAGAGCTGGAGAAGATCAGCTTTGTGGGCACGGACGTGGGTCGCTGCCGAGCGTGGCTGCGGCTCGCCCTCAACCACGGCCTGCTGGAGTGCTACCTTGCATCGCTGTTTCGGGAGGACTCAAAGTTGCGGGCCCACTATCAGCCCAGTGCCTTGCTCCTGGACACTGAGGAGCGGGAAGTTCTGCTCAGCTACCTCCAGGGTCTGGCCTCGCTTACGTTCAGCCTTTCATACAAGTCAGCTGTCCTCAATGAATGGACCACCACGCCGCTGGCCCTCGCTGGACTCTGCCCCTTGTTCCAGGCAGATGCACTCGACCTGCCCCTCAACGGCAGCGACCTTCACACCTCCAAGCCCGTGCAGAATGAATCGTGGGACACAGTGTCTCAGTCGTCAAGCTCATCCGATGCGCCGGATGTGCAGAGAGGGTGCCCGGTGGTGCTGGGGAGAGGGTCAAATGTGTTACAAGGCGGCAGGACTGCTCTCAACTCATCTAATTTAAGCCTGGACACCACAGGATCCTCTCAGCTCTCCTCCAGCTTGAGCTCCGACAGCCTCCTGCAGGGGCAGGACCCCCGCAGCCCGACAGGAGAGCAGTGGTCTTCATGTGACCTGGACACGCCCATTAGTGTCAGTGTCAGCACCAAGAGGCTACAGAAAGA GTCTCTGGCTGAGTTTCGTGAGAGCGGACACTGCAGTCAGGACTCCATGCGTGAAGACTCCTTTGTGTCCAGCACGGGTCCGGATCAGTTCTCCGAGACGGCCATTTACAGCGGCTCTGACAACGACACCCAGGGTCCTCCTACACCGTCACAAGACCGACCCCTGGACTCTGCGCTATCTGATTCAGAGCCGCCGCCACCCACACCCCTCGAGCTGCCATCGTCTGACGAGGACCGTGTTATCTGCTCTCCCTCTGAGGAGTCCATTAGTGCCTCTTCTGGGTCACGCTTGGACGCGGAGATGCTGTCGACAGTAAGCGAGCCCGTGGAGCCCGTGAAGCTCGTGGAACCCGTGGAGCCGGTCGAGCCCGTGGAGCCCGTGGAGGAAGTCCATGCAGCCGGTGTTCAGGAGAGTACTGAGCCTGTCCAGGAAGAGACAGGGGCCTTGGAGAAGAGCGCCTCGGAGCCTTCGGTACACCAAGGCCCACGCCGCTCGGCCAGCGTCCTGAGCAGGGAGCTGTCTTCAGACTCTCTGTCA aattCCCGTTCCTGGATCTCCGAGGACGACATCTACAAGCCCCACCTGGACGAGGTGTCGGACCAAGACGAGGCACCCCCCTCCGCCCCCGCTGCTGAGCCCGAGGCCTCTCAGTCGCCTCCCAGCGTCGTCCATCGAAGACAAATAG gGCTGTCCAACCCGTTTCGGGGTTTGCTGAAGCTTGGTCACCTCGAGCGACGAAGTGCGATGGGCTTGTGGCGGGACTATTACTGCGAGCTGTCACCCTTCGAGTTCCGCCTGTACATCAACGCAGAGGAGCGGACATGTTGCGACAACTGCTCCCTGCTGCGATGCGAGGACGCTCGCATCACCTCGCCCGAGGGCCGCTTCGAGCTGGCCCTCCCCGGGAAGCGGCTGTACCTCCGGGCGGCCAATCGAGACGAGGCCGAGGACTGGGTGGACCGGATCGTGGAGGCTGTCAACAAATGCCGGCCAGTGTCTCGTTTCGACGACCAGTGGGAGGTGCTGCAGCCCGCCAGTGAGAACGGTGTGGATGTGTCGTCCccgtcctcctccccccccAGCCCTGAGCGAGGTTTATTGTCCTCTGAGTCGGGGACATGCGGAGGCCAGAGCGCACCCCCTCCTCTACAGGAATTCGACTGGACTCGGACAGCTGATCTGGAAACAGACGCCATCAAAGAAGCGGTGCTGTACTTCTCCACAGACCCTGAGGCTCGGACGTGGGTGCCTCTGGTCTTCTCCCTGTCCTTGGAGGCCTTGAAAGGCTTTCGGGTACAAGACGGGCGGAAGTTGCTGCGGCAAACCCACCCTATCGAGGAAGTCCGGGACGTGGTGCCAGATGTCTCTCTGGGGGGGCCGGCCTTTTTCAAACTCCTGACCGTCAGGGAGACACTTAGACTCAGGGCCGAGAACGCAGAGGAGGCTCGCTCGTGGAGGGTTTTGATCCGTGGAGCTCTGGACTCCTACCTGGAGAGCGGGGAGGACGGGGGCTCTGGGGAGCCCGCTGTGGTGCGCCCAGGGGGGGCTGGAAATCTCCACAGACTGGTGCAGCACCGGCTAAAAGCAGATGGAACGCTTCTGGTTCACCTGTGCGCCGTGCCCTCGGAGAAGGGGCTGGACGCTCAGAGCTTCAAATGTGCAG GGTGTCCTCAGCAGATTGGCCCGTCCCTGGGCAGAGCCAGGCTGTGCGAGTTCTCGGGCCAGTACTACTGCGACTCCTGTCACCACGGCGACACCACCGTCATCCCCTCACGCATGGTGCACAACTGGGACCTGACGCAACGAGAG gtGTCTAAGAAggccctgcagctgctggctcaGGTCGAACAGGAGCCGCTGCTGAACCTGGAGCAGCTGAACCCTGACTTGGTGATGCACTCCGACGCCATGGCTCAGGCCCACAGCCTGCGGCAGAGGCTGCGCCTGCTGGGCGACTACCTGCTCACCTGCCGCAGCGGAGCCTGCAAGAAACTCCAAGccag AATGGAGCAGCGGACGTACCTGCTGGAGTCGAGCCACCTCTACAGTGTCATGGACCTCCGACAG attgCAGAGGGCGAGTATATAACGTACCTGACGATGCTGCTGAAGTACGCCTCTAACCACGTGTTCCACTGCGACCTGTGCACTCAGCGTGGATTCATTTGTCAGATCTGCCACGCTGACGACATCATCTTCCCCTTCCAGTTCGACAGCACCACCAG GTGTAAAGATTGTAAGACAGTGTTTCACCTGACCTGCAAGTCTCCCGGGGACTCGTGTCCTCGCTGCCAGCGAATGAGGAAATACCTGGAGAGGGATCTGCAGGACTGA